In a single window of the Arthrobacter zhangbolii genome:
- a CDS encoding carboxylate-amine ligase — protein sequence MRTVGIEEEYLLVDGDTGVPLPVGPVICASAPADGQLTAEFKQEQIESGTRVHLALDTLAADLIACRALADSAASAAGARAAALATSPLPCLPTLTEGSRFAGMEQRFAQIAREQLTCGCHVHVGVESDEEGVAVLDRIRSWLPLLAALSANSPFWNGMDTGFASYRSQVWSRWPMAGPYPVFGSAGNYHRLVGDLLATQVPMDHGQIYFDARLSRSHPTVEVRIADVCLYPDDAVLLAALVRALVETAAREWRSGAQPREVPESLLRLAAWRAGRFGLDGELVDPLGAAIADNSTVAKTLLEYVRPVLEEQGEVALVESLGRQVLGRGTGSRRQRAVFARTGSLGAVVSDAVRLSNVSAAPLLERHRT from the coding sequence ATGCGCACCGTCGGGATTGAAGAGGAATACCTCCTGGTCGACGGCGACACCGGCGTGCCGTTGCCGGTGGGGCCGGTGATCTGCGCGTCGGCCCCGGCGGACGGACAGCTGACGGCGGAGTTCAAGCAGGAACAGATCGAATCGGGTACCCGTGTGCATCTGGCCCTGGATACCCTCGCTGCGGACCTGATTGCCTGCCGGGCGCTCGCCGACTCGGCCGCGTCAGCGGCCGGAGCACGGGCTGCGGCACTTGCTACGTCTCCCTTGCCCTGCCTGCCCACCCTTACGGAAGGCAGCCGTTTCGCCGGTATGGAGCAGCGGTTCGCGCAGATTGCCCGGGAACAGCTCACCTGCGGGTGCCACGTGCACGTGGGGGTGGAATCCGATGAGGAGGGCGTGGCGGTTCTGGACCGGATCCGCTCCTGGCTTCCGCTGCTCGCGGCACTGAGTGCCAATTCCCCGTTCTGGAACGGTATGGATACCGGCTTCGCCAGTTACCGTTCCCAGGTCTGGAGCCGGTGGCCGATGGCCGGACCGTACCCGGTCTTCGGCTCAGCAGGGAATTATCACCGTTTGGTCGGTGACCTGCTGGCCACCCAGGTTCCCATGGACCATGGGCAGATTTACTTTGATGCCCGGCTCAGCCGCAGCCACCCCACCGTTGAGGTGCGGATAGCTGATGTCTGCCTGTACCCGGATGACGCCGTCCTGTTAGCCGCCCTGGTGCGTGCGCTGGTGGAAACAGCTGCCCGGGAATGGCGGAGCGGGGCGCAGCCGCGTGAGGTCCCGGAAAGCCTGCTGCGGCTGGCCGCATGGCGGGCAGGGCGGTTTGGTCTGGACGGGGAACTGGTGGACCCGCTCGGCGCCGCCATTGCGGACAACTCCACCGTGGCGAAAACACTGCTGGAATACGTCCGGCCGGTACTGGAGGAGCAGGGCGAAGTGGCCCTGGTGGAATCCCTGGGCCGGCAGGTGCTGGGCCGCGGGACCGGGTCCCGCCGGCAACGTGCCGTGTTTGCGCGCACCGGCAGCTTGGGGGCGGTGGTGTCCGACGCCGTTCGCCTCAGCAATGTCAGCGCGGCGCCGCTGCTAGAACGCCACCGCACCTGA
- a CDS encoding LacI family DNA-binding transcriptional regulator, which translates to MKRVGIKEVAERAGVSWKTVSNVMNNRPVVHPETRARVLQAVEELGYTPNLIGRQLRQGSTRAIALVVPDLHNPYFGVLAQTLEHAAKQRGYTISIEISGGTVDIEQHYLHGWHGRLFDGLIFSPSAVTAEAIAKRTDPTPLVLLGERIISTDVPHVAIDNVASSVDLVRHLVEGGRRRIAFLGADSTGGISTGSQRFEGYKAALRFAGLPYDAALVAATNSWFRQDGYDLAQQILATPGVDAIVCANDLLAVGALAAARDLGRQVPSDLALVGWDNIDEVSYTSPGLTSVAPDLPALAEAALDSVLGELAGEVVIPHRLMERESSAPAVRA; encoded by the coding sequence GTGAAGCGTGTGGGGATCAAGGAAGTCGCTGAGCGTGCGGGGGTGTCCTGGAAGACCGTCTCCAACGTGATGAACAACCGCCCGGTAGTGCACCCGGAAACGCGCGCCCGCGTCCTGCAGGCCGTGGAGGAACTGGGCTACACGCCCAACCTCATCGGCCGCCAGCTGCGCCAGGGCTCCACCCGGGCCATCGCCCTGGTGGTGCCTGATCTGCACAATCCCTACTTCGGTGTGCTGGCCCAGACCCTCGAGCATGCGGCCAAGCAGCGCGGCTACACCATCTCCATTGAAATCTCCGGCGGCACGGTGGATATCGAACAGCATTACCTGCATGGCTGGCACGGCCGCCTGTTCGACGGGCTGATCTTCTCGCCGTCGGCCGTGACCGCCGAGGCCATCGCCAAACGTACTGATCCCACGCCACTGGTACTGCTGGGCGAACGCATCATCAGCACCGATGTGCCCCACGTAGCCATCGACAATGTCGCCTCCAGCGTGGACCTGGTGCGTCACCTGGTGGAGGGCGGACGACGCCGGATTGCCTTCCTGGGCGCGGACAGCACCGGAGGCATCTCCACCGGAAGCCAGCGGTTCGAAGGCTACAAGGCGGCTCTGCGGTTTGCCGGACTGCCGTACGACGCAGCCTTGGTGGCGGCCACCAACTCGTGGTTCCGCCAGGACGGCTATGACCTCGCACAGCAGATCCTGGCCACCCCCGGGGTGGATGCCATTGTCTGCGCCAATGACCTGCTCGCCGTCGGCGCCCTGGCAGCAGCCCGGGACCTCGGCCGGCAGGTTCCCTCCGATCTGGCGCTGGTGGGCTGGGACAACATCGACGAGGTCAGTTACACCTCCCCCGGGCTGACTTCGGTGGCCCCGGACCTTCCGGCCCTGGCCGAGGCCGCACTGGATTCGGTTCTCGGGGAGCTGGCCGGCGAGGTGGTCATTCCGCACCGCCTGATGGAGCGCGAATCCTCCGCGCCGGCAGTCCGGGCCTGA
- a CDS encoding glycoside hydrolase family 2 protein, with product MTLPAFDPPVTATDIPRPEHPRPQFVRKNWVNLNGTWDFEIDRSDSGLDRGLLERPLNASITVPFAPEAELSGIGDTDFMDAVWYRRTITVPADWAGLRPVLHFGAVDYDATVWANGTEVARHRGGFTPFDADLSGIAAPGDDVEITVRARDLHGEVQARGKQATWYANTHCQYTRTTGIWQTVWLEGVPRTAVNRIQVTPNLAGRSFSVTAPLSANLPGGTLTATLTDMNGRTVAEASVGTAYDLAPSLVLTVPAEDVRIWDVGDPQLYGLEISLRTGDTEVDRISSYTALRSVGIDGNSFRLNGRRVFQRLVLDQGYWPESLMTAPSDQALIDDIELSLAAGFNGARLHQKVFEERFLFHADMRGYLVWGEFGDWGVSGQGPMGANQKPDASFVSQWLEAVQRDINHPSIVGWCPLNETHQVLHDRITVLDDVTRAMFLATKLADPSRPVIDASGYSHRVLETDVYDSHSYEQDPEAFRTEQQGLAEGRPFLNRPATLGEIGLPHGQTEYSVPYAGQPFFVSEYGGIWWNEQEAAEAEQERKAVGSDQADSWGYGDRVRSEEEFYARFEGLTNVLLDDPNMFGYCYTQLTDVFQEKNGVYDFKRGQKFDVERLRKIQQRPAAYEERTD from the coding sequence ATGACCCTCCCCGCGTTTGACCCGCCCGTAACCGCTACGGATATCCCCCGCCCCGAACACCCCCGGCCGCAGTTCGTGCGGAAAAACTGGGTGAACCTCAACGGCACCTGGGACTTCGAAATTGACCGCAGCGACTCGGGACTGGACCGCGGCCTGCTGGAACGCCCGCTCAACGCCTCCATCACCGTGCCCTTTGCCCCCGAGGCAGAGCTCTCGGGCATCGGCGACACCGATTTTATGGATGCCGTCTGGTACCGCAGGACCATCACCGTTCCGGCAGACTGGGCCGGCCTGCGGCCGGTCCTGCACTTCGGCGCCGTGGACTATGACGCCACGGTGTGGGCCAACGGCACCGAAGTTGCCCGGCACCGCGGCGGATTCACCCCCTTCGACGCGGATCTTTCCGGCATCGCGGCGCCGGGCGACGACGTCGAAATCACCGTCCGTGCCCGTGACCTGCACGGCGAAGTCCAGGCCCGCGGCAAGCAGGCCACCTGGTATGCCAACACGCACTGCCAGTACACCCGCACCACCGGAATCTGGCAGACGGTCTGGCTGGAAGGGGTCCCCCGCACGGCGGTGAACCGCATCCAGGTCACCCCGAACCTGGCCGGCCGCAGCTTCTCGGTCACCGCACCGCTCAGCGCCAACCTGCCCGGCGGCACGCTGACGGCCACCCTCACCGACATGAACGGGCGCACGGTCGCGGAAGCATCCGTGGGCACTGCCTATGACCTGGCTCCGTCCCTGGTGCTTACGGTTCCGGCTGAGGATGTCCGGATCTGGGATGTGGGCGATCCGCAGCTTTACGGCCTGGAAATCTCCCTGCGCACCGGAGACACCGAAGTGGACCGGATCAGCAGCTACACCGCGCTGCGGTCGGTTGGCATTGACGGCAACTCCTTCCGCCTCAACGGCCGCCGGGTGTTCCAGCGGCTGGTCCTGGACCAGGGCTACTGGCCGGAATCGCTGATGACGGCGCCCTCGGACCAGGCCCTGATCGACGACATTGAGCTTTCCCTCGCTGCCGGGTTCAACGGCGCCCGGCTGCACCAGAAGGTCTTCGAAGAGCGGTTCCTCTTCCACGCGGACATGCGCGGCTACCTGGTCTGGGGCGAGTTCGGGGACTGGGGCGTCTCCGGCCAGGGCCCGATGGGTGCCAACCAGAAACCGGATGCCTCATTTGTCTCGCAGTGGCTGGAAGCGGTGCAGCGGGACATCAACCATCCCTCGATCGTGGGCTGGTGCCCGCTGAATGAGACCCACCAGGTGCTGCATGACCGCATTACGGTGCTCGACGACGTCACCCGCGCCATGTTCCTGGCAACCAAACTGGCTGACCCGTCCCGTCCGGTCATCGACGCGTCCGGCTACTCGCACCGCGTGCTGGAGACCGACGTTTACGACTCGCACTCCTACGAGCAGGATCCGGAGGCCTTCCGCACCGAGCAGCAGGGCCTTGCCGAGGGCAGGCCGTTCCTGAACCGGCCCGCCACGCTTGGTGAGATCGGCCTGCCGCACGGACAGACCGAGTACTCCGTCCCGTACGCCGGCCAGCCCTTCTTCGTGTCCGAATACGGCGGCATCTGGTGGAACGAGCAGGAAGCCGCCGAGGCGGAGCAGGAGCGCAAGGCCGTCGGCAGCGACCAGGCCGATTCCTGGGGGTACGGCGACCGTGTCCGGTCCGAGGAGGAGTTCTATGCCCGGTTCGAGGGCCTGACCAACGTCCTGCTCGATGACCCGAACATGTTCGGGTACTGCTACACGCAGCTGACGGACGTCTTCCAGGAAAAGAACGGCGTTTATGACTTCAAGCGGGGCCAGAAGTTCGACGTCGAGCGGCTGCGCAAAATCCAGCAGCGGCCGGCCGCCTACGAGGAGCGGACTGACTAA
- a CDS encoding alpha/beta fold hydrolase: MRSRGADLAVFEYGPPPTAENPALLLVHGYPDDHHVFDAVVEALAADRHVITYDTRNAGASRVDTGETASYRLDLLVEDLYAVLDATGAGSVHLAAHDWGSIQGWAALQDPRAEERILSYTSVSGPDLGHVRNWLASRVRTPLRWPQALEQVLRSSYVAAFQLPAVPEAAWKYVLTPRYEKRSGRSIGDNAIRGLQLYRANMLSGSTPPMGTYAGPVQVIVPLEDPFISPLLASGLKDRFPNVEVVAVDAGHWFPEDNSAEFARLLDRWIRSHPDRRTSTS; the protein is encoded by the coding sequence GTGCGCAGCAGGGGCGCCGATCTGGCGGTGTTCGAGTACGGGCCCCCGCCCACTGCGGAGAACCCGGCGCTCCTACTGGTGCACGGGTACCCGGATGATCATCATGTGTTCGACGCCGTAGTTGAGGCACTCGCTGCGGACCGGCATGTGATTACGTACGACACCCGGAATGCCGGGGCCTCACGCGTGGATACCGGGGAGACGGCGTCCTACCGGCTGGATCTGCTGGTGGAGGATCTGTACGCGGTACTGGACGCCACCGGAGCCGGCAGCGTTCATCTGGCCGCCCATGACTGGGGTTCAATCCAGGGCTGGGCCGCCCTGCAGGATCCACGCGCCGAGGAACGCATCCTCAGCTACACCAGCGTTTCCGGCCCGGACCTGGGACATGTTCGGAACTGGCTGGCGTCCCGGGTGCGGACTCCCCTGCGCTGGCCGCAGGCGCTGGAACAGGTGCTCCGCAGTTCCTATGTGGCGGCCTTTCAACTGCCGGCCGTCCCGGAGGCGGCGTGGAAGTACGTGCTGACCCCGCGCTATGAAAAACGGTCAGGGCGGAGCATCGGGGATAACGCCATCCGCGGACTGCAGCTTTACCGGGCCAATATGTTATCCGGGTCCACCCCGCCCATGGGCACGTATGCCGGTCCCGTGCAGGTGATCGTACCGCTGGAGGATCCTTTTATCTCTCCCCTGCTGGCCTCCGGTCTGAAGGACCGTTTCCCCAACGTTGAAGTAGTGGCAGTGGATGCCGGCCACTGGTTCCCGGAAGACAACAGTGCCGAGTTTGCACGCCTGCTGGATCGGTGGATCCGGTCGCATCCGGATAGAAGGACCAGTACCAGCTGA
- a CDS encoding septum formation family protein has product MNSPKTFRLRGLVLSVLLAGLLSGCTGSDGGERESASPAPSAEADGRTASASASEPAAPPVPARSVDATELALGDCFSNPPADEEQAQLTEVDVFPCDQPHEQEVYALTTLPAGEFPGEDAVDTEAQEFCSAEFEGYVGQAFGSSELEAAYIVPSLESWQYADDREIVCTVLGPMGEPSSESFRDADR; this is encoded by the coding sequence ATGAATTCCCCGAAGACCTTCCGCCTGCGCGGACTGGTCCTCTCTGTCCTGCTCGCCGGCCTGCTCAGCGGCTGCACCGGTTCCGACGGAGGGGAGCGTGAATCCGCGTCCCCCGCACCGTCCGCCGAGGCAGACGGGCGGACCGCCTCGGCGTCGGCCTCTGAACCGGCCGCGCCGCCGGTTCCGGCCCGCAGCGTGGACGCGACGGAGCTGGCCCTTGGTGACTGCTTCTCCAATCCGCCGGCGGACGAGGAGCAGGCACAACTCACCGAAGTGGACGTCTTCCCCTGCGACCAGCCGCACGAGCAGGAGGTCTACGCGCTGACCACGCTGCCGGCCGGCGAGTTCCCGGGAGAAGACGCCGTGGACACGGAGGCGCAGGAATTCTGCTCCGCCGAATTCGAAGGGTACGTGGGCCAGGCCTTCGGAAGCTCGGAGCTGGAAGCGGCCTACATTGTGCCCAGCCTTGAATCCTGGCAGTACGCCGACGACAGGGAAATTGTCTGCACGGTGCTGGGACCGATGGGTGAGCCCTCCTCCGAATCCTTCAGGGACGCGGACCGGTAG
- a CDS encoding ExeM/NucH family extracellular endonuclease produces MRPSTWKAVLGTTLSAGLLAAPLTAFPAYAQDGKAAVPGIIINEAYLSGGSANAPFNTKFVELYNPTSEPVSLDGWSLQYRSSGATAAPTGIGALSGSIAPGGYYLVSGASNGTTGAALPAADATIGASFSGTAGTLILSNQSTRVDPLPTGSVTAAPGVVDLLGYGASNTFETAAAGAPAGNSDPKSLNRTGFADSNNNAADFTLSTAVTPTSSAGTVTPEPTPTPTPTPTPTPTTPPEPGAVVPIAEIQGTGAASPMIGQSVTTRGKVTAVYPTGGFNGYYIQTPGTGGDLDPAAHTASDGIFIFSAATVGQVAAGDYVEVTGTVGEYFELTQLTVAAGAMTKLSEAAPEVKPAAVAWPATDEARETLEGMLLAPQGDFTVTDNFSLNQYAEIGLAAGTSALVQPTAVAAVGTAEHAAVVADNAARAVKLDDGASTNFLNAANMDKPLPYLTPETPVRVGAAATFSTGVILDFRNSAWKFQPLTELTPANAAAVQPASFSDTRTAAPESVGGNLKLASFNVLNYFTTTGDSLAGCTFYNDRSGAPVTVRGGCDARGAANAANLERQQAKIVAAINALGADVVSLMEVENSAKFGKDRDDALSRLVAALNAEAPGTWDYVRSPAALPADEDVIRTAFIYRTGTAEPVGESTILDNEAVFSNAREPMAQAFRPAGADEGTEILAVTNHFKSKGSAPASGENADTGQGGWNADRVRQAQALVDFAATASEAAGTDKVFLLGDFNAYHAEDPLKVLTDAGYVDLGATTGKHSYAFGGTVGSLDHILASPAANEAVTGADIWNINSVESVALEYSRYNYNATDFYAADPYRASDHDPILVGMDLTAEGTDTSTLNLLNINDFHGRIDANTVPFAGTVEELKAGAPEGSSLFLSAGDNIGASLFASSVQQDAPTLDVLNALGLRASAVGNHEFDAGLEDLTGRAASAAQFPYLGANVYTKGTTTPALQEYEIIDVNGVQVAIIGAVTEETGTLVTPGGISTIEFGDPVEAVNRVAQQLEEQDLADVIIAEYHEGAGSGTPDGADLEQELAAGGAFASIINDTTELVDAIYTGHTHKQYAWDAAIPGGDGKTRPVVQTGSYGEFVGQIKLEYNAETDEVLSYTASNVARTTTAPAELVATYPAVAEVKRIVDAALAYSAEIGNQPIGSVTADITTAFVGTARDDRSSESTLGGLVADSLLSTLSSPERGGAEIGVTNPGGLRGELYYGEDGVITYAEANAVLPFVNNLWTTTLTGAQLKTMLEQQWQPDGSSRAFLALGLSDNITYTFDPDQPRGSRIQSVTVNGAALDPARDYRVGTFSFLAQGGDNFTVFQEGTNTRDTGLVDRDAWISYISANSPLSPDFARQGVVVKGAPATVKAGTAATFTVSQLNLTSLGSPANTSLAVSFVNAAGTATPLGTAPVNAGSASVTVTVPASASGTGSLVLTAAGSGTTVTLPVTVEKPTPPAPVCKAPTAPKNWWDVRGWVRYAVELAQYVLCLAGRR; encoded by the coding sequence ATGAGACCTTCAACCTGGAAGGCCGTGCTGGGAACAACCCTCTCGGCCGGCCTGCTCGCCGCGCCGCTGACCGCGTTCCCGGCTTACGCACAGGACGGCAAAGCTGCCGTCCCCGGCATCATTATCAATGAGGCATATTTGTCCGGCGGCAGCGCCAATGCCCCGTTCAACACGAAATTCGTTGAGCTCTACAATCCCACCAGTGAGCCGGTGAGCCTGGACGGCTGGTCCCTCCAGTACCGCTCCTCCGGTGCCACTGCAGCTCCCACCGGTATTGGTGCGCTCTCGGGCAGCATCGCCCCCGGCGGCTACTACCTGGTTTCGGGCGCCAGCAACGGCACCACCGGTGCAGCACTTCCTGCCGCTGACGCCACCATCGGAGCCAGCTTCTCCGGCACGGCCGGCACCCTGATCCTCTCCAACCAGTCCACCCGGGTGGATCCCCTGCCCACCGGCTCGGTGACCGCCGCCCCCGGCGTCGTCGACCTGCTCGGCTACGGTGCCTCCAACACGTTCGAGACTGCTGCGGCCGGGGCACCGGCAGGAAATTCCGATCCGAAGTCACTGAACCGCACCGGCTTCGCAGACTCCAACAACAACGCCGCGGACTTCACGCTCAGCACCGCCGTCACGCCGACATCCTCCGCAGGTACCGTCACCCCGGAACCGACACCGACGCCCACGCCGACGCCGACCCCGACGCCGACGACACCGCCCGAGCCCGGCGCGGTGGTTCCGATTGCCGAGATCCAGGGCACCGGAGCTGCCAGCCCGATGATCGGCCAGTCCGTCACCACACGCGGCAAGGTCACCGCGGTGTACCCCACCGGCGGCTTCAACGGGTACTACATCCAGACCCCGGGAACCGGCGGAGACCTTGATCCCGCTGCGCACACCGCATCGGACGGCATTTTCATCTTCTCCGCGGCCACGGTCGGCCAGGTAGCCGCAGGCGACTACGTCGAGGTCACCGGCACCGTGGGCGAATACTTCGAGCTCACCCAGCTCACGGTTGCCGCCGGCGCGATGACCAAGCTCAGCGAGGCAGCACCGGAGGTCAAGCCTGCTGCGGTGGCCTGGCCCGCCACGGACGAAGCCCGCGAAACCCTGGAGGGCATGCTCCTGGCCCCGCAGGGGGACTTCACCGTCACCGATAACTTCTCCCTGAACCAGTACGCGGAGATCGGCCTCGCCGCCGGCACGTCCGCGCTGGTCCAGCCCACCGCCGTGGCCGCCGTCGGCACCGCGGAACACGCCGCCGTCGTTGCCGACAACGCCGCCCGGGCCGTAAAGCTCGACGACGGTGCCAGCACCAACTTCCTCAACGCCGCCAACATGGACAAGCCGCTGCCCTACCTGACACCGGAAACCCCGGTCCGGGTCGGGGCCGCAGCCACGTTCAGCACCGGCGTCATCCTGGACTTCCGCAACAGTGCCTGGAAATTCCAGCCGTTGACCGAGCTGACGCCCGCCAACGCCGCAGCGGTCCAGCCGGCGTCGTTCTCCGACACCCGCACCGCTGCTCCCGAGAGTGTGGGCGGCAACCTGAAGCTGGCCTCCTTCAACGTGCTGAATTACTTCACCACCACCGGAGACAGCCTGGCCGGCTGCACTTTCTACAATGACCGCAGCGGAGCTCCCGTCACGGTCCGCGGCGGCTGCGACGCCCGCGGCGCCGCCAATGCAGCCAATCTGGAACGCCAGCAGGCAAAGATCGTGGCCGCCATCAACGCCCTGGGCGCCGATGTGGTCTCGCTGATGGAGGTGGAGAATTCCGCCAAGTTCGGCAAGGACCGCGACGATGCACTCTCCCGCCTCGTGGCTGCACTGAACGCCGAGGCTCCGGGCACCTGGGATTATGTCCGCTCCCCCGCGGCGCTGCCCGCGGACGAAGACGTTATCCGTACCGCTTTCATCTACCGCACCGGCACGGCAGAGCCCGTGGGTGAATCCACCATCCTGGACAATGAGGCCGTCTTCTCCAACGCCCGCGAACCGATGGCTCAGGCCTTCCGGCCCGCCGGCGCTGACGAGGGCACCGAAATCCTGGCAGTGACCAACCACTTCAAGTCCAAGGGCTCCGCCCCGGCCTCGGGTGAGAACGCCGACACCGGGCAGGGCGGCTGGAACGCTGACCGTGTCCGCCAGGCCCAGGCACTGGTGGACTTTGCCGCCACCGCCTCGGAGGCTGCCGGCACCGACAAGGTCTTCCTGCTCGGCGACTTCAACGCCTACCACGCAGAGGATCCGCTGAAGGTCCTCACCGACGCAGGGTACGTCGACCTCGGTGCAACCACCGGCAAGCACTCCTACGCCTTCGGCGGCACTGTCGGCAGCCTCGACCACATCCTGGCCTCCCCGGCAGCCAATGAAGCGGTTACCGGCGCCGATATCTGGAACATCAACTCGGTGGAGTCCGTGGCGCTGGAATACAGCCGCTACAACTACAACGCCACTGATTTCTACGCCGCGGATCCCTACCGGGCCTCGGACCATGACCCGATCCTCGTGGGGATGGACCTCACCGCCGAGGGTACGGACACCTCCACCCTCAACCTGCTGAACATCAATGATTTCCACGGACGCATTGATGCCAACACCGTGCCCTTCGCGGGAACGGTCGAAGAGCTGAAGGCCGGCGCGCCGGAAGGCAGCTCGCTGTTCCTCTCCGCCGGCGACAACATCGGCGCCTCGCTGTTTGCCTCCTCGGTACAGCAGGACGCCCCCACCCTTGACGTGCTCAACGCCCTCGGGCTGCGGGCCTCCGCCGTCGGCAACCACGAGTTCGACGCCGGTTTGGAGGACCTCACCGGACGCGCGGCTTCGGCAGCTCAGTTCCCGTACCTGGGCGCCAATGTCTACACCAAGGGCACCACCACTCCCGCCCTGCAGGAGTACGAGATCATCGATGTGAACGGCGTGCAGGTTGCCATCATCGGCGCTGTCACCGAGGAGACCGGCACGCTGGTCACCCCGGGCGGCATCAGCACCATCGAATTCGGGGATCCGGTCGAGGCCGTCAACCGGGTGGCGCAGCAGCTCGAGGAACAGGACCTGGCCGACGTCATCATCGCCGAGTACCACGAGGGCGCCGGCAGCGGCACTCCCGACGGCGCGGACCTGGAGCAGGAACTGGCCGCCGGCGGGGCGTTCGCTTCGATCATCAATGACACCACCGAACTGGTGGACGCCATCTACACCGGCCACACCCACAAGCAGTACGCGTGGGACGCTGCCATTCCGGGCGGCGACGGCAAGACCCGTCCCGTGGTGCAGACCGGCTCCTACGGCGAATTCGTCGGTCAGATCAAGCTCGAGTACAACGCCGAAACCGACGAGGTGCTTTCCTACACCGCGTCCAACGTGGCACGTACCACCACTGCTCCCGCCGAGCTGGTAGCCACCTACCCGGCCGTTGCCGAGGTGAAGCGGATTGTCGACGCCGCTCTGGCCTACTCGGCCGAAATCGGCAACCAGCCGATCGGGTCCGTCACCGCGGATATCACTACGGCCTTCGTGGGCACCGCCCGCGATGACCGCAGCTCCGAGTCCACGCTCGGCGGGCTGGTGGCGGATTCGTTGCTGTCCACGCTCTCTTCGCCCGAACGCGGCGGCGCCGAAATCGGCGTCACCAACCCGGGCGGCCTGCGCGGCGAGCTCTACTACGGTGAGGACGGCGTGATCACCTACGCCGAGGCCAACGCCGTACTGCCCTTCGTCAACAACCTCTGGACAACCACGCTGACCGGCGCCCAGCTGAAGACGATGCTGGAGCAGCAGTGGCAGCCGGACGGCAGCTCCCGGGCCTTCCTGGCGCTCGGCCTGTCAGACAACATCACCTACACCTTCGATCCGGACCAGCCGCGGGGCTCACGGATCCAGAGCGTGACCGTCAACGGTGCCGCCCTGGATCCGGCCCGGGACTACCGGGTGGGCACCTTCAGCTTCCTGGCCCAGGGCGGAGACAACTTCACCGTCTTCCAGGAAGGCACCAACACCCGCGACACCGGCCTGGTGGACCGGGATGCCTGGATCAGTTACATCTCGGCCAACAGCCCGCTCTCCCCGGACTTCGCCCGCCAGGGCGTAGTGGTCAAGGGAGCACCTGCCACGGTGAAGGCCGGAACGGCAGCAACCTTCACGGTTTCCCAGCTGAACCTGACATCTCTGGGCAGCCCGGCCAACACCTCGCTGGCCGTCAGCTTCGTGAACGCCGCCGGCACCGCAACTCCGCTGGGCACCGCGCCGGTCAACGCAGGTTCGGCGTCCGTCACGGTGACCGTACCGGCGTCGGCCTCCGGAACCGGAAGCCTGGTGCTGACGGCTGCCGGATCCGGCACCACGGTCACCCTGCCGGTAACGGTGGAGAAACCCACCCCGCCGGCACCGGTCTGCAAGGCGCCCACGGCACCGAAGAACTGGTGGGATGTCCGCGGCTGGGTCCGCTACGCCGTCGAGCTGGCGCAGTACGTCCTGTGCCTGGCCGGACGGCGGTAA